The Rudaeicoccus suwonensis sequence GGAGATGCCGGCGCCGATGAGTTTGATGCCGCTGCCGAGCGACCCGTCCGACACACCCGACTCCACCGTGCAGAAAAGCACGTTGATGTCGGTGGGACCCATGATGTCGGCGCCGGTGCTGTCAGGGCAGGGCACCGCGGCGATCCCGTGATAGCAGCCATGGACCCTGGTGCCCAGTACGGTGATGTGGTCGCCGCCGTGGGTCTCGACGCCTTCCCAGCCGGTGGAGGCGATGAGGCCGCCACGCACATCGCACCACCGTGACCGGGGGTACCTCGCAAGGTCGTCCTCGGTCTGATCCCGAGAGAAGGCGATCGGGTAGCTCTGCCAGTAGTGGTTGGCGTCTTTGCCGTACAACCGCTCCACATGCGGGTCGTCGATCGTCACGTTCCAACAGGACAGATGCTCGAAGCCGGCATACCCGCAGTTGGTGACCTCGCACGAGCGGTACGCCAAGTCGAGGCAATGCTGCATCCACCATCCGGCGGACTGGAAACCGTCGACGCTCACGTCTTCGAACCGCAACCCCCGGATCCACCCTGCTGTGTCGGTATCACCGTCGGCGCCGACCGCCGGGGTGCCGGCGCAGTCGAAGGCGCGGTGCATCGGATTGCCGTAGGGCCGGCCGCCCTTGTCGCCTTGCAGGTGCAACCCGATGAATCGGGAGCCGGAGTTGTCCGGGCCGAGGGCGAAGGCAGGGGTCGTGCCGTTGTCGACGATGGTGGCGCCGCGCGCGTCGAGGGTCACGGCGCCGTTCGGTGTCACCGGTCCGTCCGACAGGTTGATGGTTGCTCCCGCCGGAATGTGCACGACCGAACCGGTCGGGGCGTCGGTCAGCAACTGCTGCAGTGCCGTCGTCGAGCAGGCGACACCGGACAGGTCCACATCCGGTGCCGCGGTGCGCACGTCCAGCGTGGCGGCAGTCATCGCAGGATCACCACGAGGTTTCGCGTGGACGGCCTTCGTCATACCCGCTGGCGCTCTGCACGCCGATGCGCGCGCGCTCGCGGAATGCGGTGATGTCCAGTGCTCCTGCGTAGGTGAAGCTGGAGCGCACTCCGGCGATGATCGAGTCGATGAGGTCCTCGACACCCGGTCGTGCGGGGGAGAGGTACATCTTGGAGGCGGAGATGCCTTCCTCGAACAATGCCGACCGGGCCCGGTCGAAGGCGCTGCGACCCTGCGTGCGGCCGCGCACAGCGCGGGCGCTCGCCATACCGAAGGACTCCTTGTAGAGCCGGCCGTCGGCGTCCTGATTGAGGTCGCCGGGGCTCTCCCACGTGCCGGCGAACCACGAGCCGATCATCACCGAAGAGGCTCCCGCGGCCAGCGCGAGAGCGACATCGCGAGGGTACTTCACGCCACCGTCGGCCCACACGCTGGCGCCGAGTTCGGTTGCGGCTGCTGCACATTCGAGCACCGCAGAGAACTGCGGCCGACCAACGCCGGTCATCATGCGAGTCGTGCACATCGCGCCGGGGCCGACCCCGACCTTGACGATGTCCGCGCCGCCGTCCGCGAGATCGGCGGCGCCGTCGGCCGTGACCACGTTGCCGGCCGCGATCGGAACCCGGACACCGGTCTCCGCCTCGTGGCGGTCGCGGCCCTCGCGCACGAGGGCGAGTGCCTGCAGCATCTTGTCCTGGTGGCCGTGCGCGGTGTCGACGACCAGCACGTCGGCGCCGGCGGCGAGCATGGTGGCGGCCTTGGCGGCCACGTCACCGTTGATGCCGATCGCGACTGCGATGCGCAGCCGACCCTGCGCGTCGACCGCCGGCTGATAGATCGCCGACCGCAGGATCCCCTTGCGGGTGAGCACCCCGGCCAGCGCGCCGTCGGCGCGCACGACCGGTGCGACGTCGAGATGGTGGGCGGTGAGCTCCTCGAAGGTGGCGTCGAGGTCGACCCCGTCGCCGACGGTGAACAGGTCGCGGGTCATGACCTCGCCGACTGTCGCGAAGCGATCCACCTGGCGACAGTGCTTCTCGGTGACGATGCCGATGGGTGCCCGATGTTCGTCGATGACGACAGCGGCCCGGTGGGCGCGCTTGCCGATGAGCGCGAGTACGTCCGAGATGGGCGCGCTCGCGGCAACGGTCACGGGCGTCTCGTAAACCGTGTGCCGTCCCTTGACGTAGTCGATCGTCGCGTGGACCGCGTGATCGGGGATGTCCTGTGGCAGCACGGCGATGCCGCCGCGGCGGGCAACGGTCTCCGCCATACGTCGTCCGGCGACCGCCGTCATGTTCGCCACGACCAGCGGGATGGTCGTGCCGACACCGTCAGGAGTTGTCAGGTCGACGTCGAGGCGGCTGCTCACCGAAGAACGGGAGGGCGCCATGAAGACGTCGTTGTAGGTCAGGTCGTATGCCGGGCGATCGCCGAGGAACTTCACGTTCGCCGATTCTACGGTCAAACCGCCTGGGAGCGGCACGAAGCACAGTGCACCGGCATACGGTGGGCTTATGCAGATCACCCATCTCGGACATGCCTGCCTGCTCGTCGACGTCGCCGGATCCCGGTTACTCCTCGACCCCGGAGCTTTTTCGACGTATGCCGATCTCACCGATCTCGACGCCGTGCTCATCACCCACCAGCACCCCGATCACGTCGAGGTCGACAAGCTGTCTGCACTGCTGGAACGCAACCCGGCCGCCGTCGTGCACGCTGACCCCGAGACGACGAAAATCCTTGCGGAGAAAGAGATTCCGGCTACTGCGACGGTCGTTGACGAGAGCTTCCACATCGGTGACGTCGTGATCATCCCGGCAGGTGACAAGCACGCCGTCATCAATGAATACCTCCCGCGGATCGACAACGTCGGATTGCTGATCACCGCGCAGGACGAGCCGTCGCTGTTCCACCCCGGTGACGCTCTTGATGCGCACCCGGCCGGCGACGTCGACGTGCTCGCAGTGCCGATCAACGCGCCGTGGTGCGCCGCTAAGGAGACCGTCGCGTTCGTCCGGCGGATCGAACCCCGCGTCGTCGTGCCGATCCACGACGCCCTGCTGTCCGACATCGGCCGGACGTTCTACATCACGCAGGTGGGGTCGTTTGGTCGCGAGGGCGGCATCGAGGTCAAGGACCTCAAGGGAGCAGGGGCGACCAACTTCTGACCGTTCGTCGCCGATCGGCACGCCACCTTCGTGATTGAGGTAAGCCTCACCTATGATGGTGACGTGCCCACGGTGTCGACGAAGAAGAAGTGCTGCAAGGACTCACCGCGGTGCAAGAAGTGCCCGGTCACGTTGAACCGGTTGCGCAAGGCCGGGTATGCCGAGCAACTCAGCCGCACCAGTTACGCCGTGTCCAAGGACATCCCCCGCAAGACGCTCAAGGCGGCGCGCGCCGCCTGAGGCCCCCGGGTGTCGAGCTCAGCGGCGAAGTTTGCGCAGCGCCTTGCGCGCCAGCGGCAGACCGCGTGCCCACACCGGATACAGCGGTGACAACGGCCGGTCGTAGCTGCCGACGAGCAGGTTCTCGTGACCGGCGAAGCCTTGCTTGAAGGTGCTGACGCCCTCACTGACCAGGCCGTTGAGGTCGTAGCGCGTCACGCCGCGCGCCTTCATGGCCGTGATCGCGTGCCACTTGAGCGCGTAGTTCGCGCGCAGCTTCTGGCCGAGATCGTTCATCCCGCCATACAGCTCGAAGGTCGTCGCGGCACTCGTCGCCAGCCAGAGGAAAGCGACCGGCTCCTCGCCGGCGTATGCCGCGAAAACCGGTGAGGCGTCATCGAGTTCGGTGAAGACATCGCGGTAGTACGCATCGCCGTGCAATGCAAAATCCGCTCGATGTGCCGTCTCGCGATAGACGTCCAGGCAGCCGTCGAGCGCGGCGACCTCTGTCACCTGCCGGATCTGCAACTGCTCCTCGCGGCCGGACTTGCGGATGTACTGCCGTGTCTTCTTGCTCATGTCCGACATCAGCTCGTCCTCGGACCGGGTGAGATCCAGGATCAGCGTGTGCGGCATGAGGATCGCGTTGTCCGATCGACTCCACCTGGCCGGCAGCGTCGGCAGCTCTTCCCAGTCGGGCTCGATCGTCAGCACGACGGCCTTGAACGTCGTGCGGGCGTATGCCGCAACGGCCTCCAGCAGCTCGCCCGTCTGTGCCGGAACACCGATCGGGCCGCGCGGCAGATAGGCGATCGCGCGCAACGGGAAGGGCACCGACCGTACGAGCATCTGCGCGCCACCGACGGCCGTGCCGTCGCGCATTGCCCGCAGCCGCACCACTCGCCATCCGTGCGCCGCCTTGACCTCGCCCCAGCCCCACAGCTGCAGCGGGTGACCGTCGTGAGCGGTGACCAGGCCGTCCCACTCGCGGTGGTCGGTGCATTCGTCGAGCGTGATCATCTAGGAGTGGTGTCCGTTCGAGTTGACGGCGTGGTCGGCCAGCCAGGCGGCGCCGACGATGCCGGCGGCGTTCTGCAACTGGGCCGCAACGATGGGCGCGCGCAGGTGCAACTGCGGCAGAAACTTGTCGGCCTTCTTCGACACACCGCCACCGACGACGATCAGATCCGGCCAGAGCAGGTCCTCGATGTGGCTGAAGTAGCGCTGCAACCGCTCGGCCCACTTGTCCCACGACAGGTCGTCGCGCTCACGAGCGCTCTCGGCGGCCTTGGACTCGGCGTCGTGGCCGTCGATCTCGAGGTGGCCCAGCTCCGAGTTCGGCACCAGCGCACCGTCGTTCAGCAGAGCCGAGCCGATGCCGGTGCCGAGTGTCGACACGAGCACGAGACCGTCGTTGTTGCGCGCTGCGCCGTAGTGCAGTTCGCCCACGCCGGCCGCGTCCGCGTCGTTGACCACCGTCACCGCTCGACCGAGGCGGTCGCTCAGCAACTCCTCGACATTGGTGCCGATCCACGACGAGTCGATGTTCGCGGCAGTTCGCACAATGCCGTGCGTGACGACGGCCGGCAGGGTGATGCCGATCGGCTGACCGTCGGTCTGTTCGGCGAAGTTCTCCGCGATTTGCTCGATCACCTCGGCGACGGCATCCGGCGTCGACTCGCTGGGGGTCGCGACGCGCATCCGGTCGGCCGCGAACTCGCCCTTGTCCAGGTCGACCGGCGCGCCCTTGATGCCGGTGCCGCCGACGTCGATGCCGAGGGGGTGTGTCTTGCTCATGGTGCGGGCTCCTTTGACCGTTGGCTGGTGGTGCGACCGTGCCCCTGGGATCCGGGCCGGGTGAAACCTTATGGGACGGTGAGGATCTCCGGCCCGGACTCGGTGATGAGAATGGTGTTCTCGAACTGCGCCGACCGCGACAGATCTGCGGTGACGACGGTCCAGTCGTCGTCCCACATCGTCCAGTCGGGCGTGCCGAGGTTGAGCATCGGCTCGACCGTGAACGTCATACCGACCTCGATGACGTCGTCGTATGCCGGTGCCGAGTCGTAGTGCGGGATGATCAGCCCGGAGTGGAAGACCGGACCGACGCCGTGACCGGTGTAGTCGCGCACCACGCCGTACCCGAAGCGGGCGGCATACATCTCGATGACACGACCGATGACGTTGACGGCGCGACCCGGGCGAGCGGCCCGGATGCCGCGCAGCATCGCTTCCTTGGTGCGCTCGACCAGCAGCCGCGACTCCTCGTCGACCTCGCCGACCAGGAAGGTCGCGCAGTTGTCGCCGTGGGCGCCGTCTTTGTACGCCGTGACGTCGATCTTGACGATGTCGCCGTCTTCAAGCGGCCGATCGTCCGGGATGCCATGACAGACAACCTCGTTGACGCTCGTGCACAACGACTTCGGGAATCCGCGGTAGCCCAGCGTCGAGGGATAGGCGCCGTGGTCGAGCATGAATTCGTGCCCGATGCGGTCGAGTTCGTCGGTGGTCACGCCCGGCCGGACGGCGGCGCCGGCTACCTGCAGCGCCTGCGCGGCGATGCGCGAGGAGACGCGAATGCGCTCGATCAACTCAGGGTCACGGATCTCCGATCCGGTCCAGGCCGCGGGCTCGGGGCGGTCGACATACTCGGGGCGGGCGATGCGAGGCGGCACACTGCGACGGGAACCAACCCGGCCGGGCAGCACTGGCGCGGAGGTGACAGGCATATGCAGGAGTCTAGGCGTCGGGCGCTCACGCGGTAGTGCGCGTATAGCCTCGCCTGATGCTGACGCCGTACCGCTCGTTGTTGCAGATCCCCGGCGCCCGCACCTTCCTCGCCGGATCCTTCTTCGCCCGCCTCGGCGGTGCGATGTTCGGTGTGGCCGTCGTGGCGATGATCTCGGGTCGTCGCGGTTCGTACGGCCTGGCCGGTGCCGTGTCGGCGGTCGGCCTGGTGGTGCTGGCTGTGACAGCTGCGCCGATCGGGCGGTTCATCGACGGGCGTGGTCAGCGTCGAGTCACCCTGCCCCTGATCATCTGGTCGACTGCGTGGGGCGGCGCGATGATTCTCGTCTCGTTGCTCGATGCGCCGTCGTGGCTGCTGTTCGTGACCTACGCGATGTCCGCAGTCGTTGCAGCGACCGGCTCGATGAGTCGGGCTCGGTGGTCGTATCTGCTTGACGGGCAACCAGATCGGCTGCACACCGCGATGTCGTTGGAGCAGGTGGCCGACGAGCTGTCCTTCGTGCTCGGGCCCGCGATCGCCGTCCTCCTCGCGACGACAGTGCTGCCTGAAGCCGGGTTGATCGCTGCCTTCGTTCTGTATGCCGCAGGGTCCTGGCTGTTCGTGTCCGCGCGCTCGACGGAGCCACCGGTGCACGTCGACGCATCCGGAGGCACCCTCGTGCTGCGCAATCCCGCCGTGGTCGTGGTGGCGATCGTGATGGTGCTCACCGGCGGCATCTTCGGCTCGAACGAGGTTGTCACGCTTGCGTTCTCGCAGGCGCACGGATACAAGGACATGTCTGGTCTGATCCTTGCGTTGTTCGCCATCGGGTCGGCGACAGCCGCCGTGGTCTTCGGTACACGCGGGGTCCCGGGATCACTGGCGCGGATGCTGCTCCTCGGGACGGCCGCGATGTTCGTCCTCGAGGCGCCGGTCCTGCTGGTCGATTCACTGCCGTGGCTGGCCGGGGTGCTGCTGCTGGCCGGCTTCGCGACCGCGCCGACGCTGATCACCTCGATGAAACTCGCCCAGCGTCTGGTGCCACAGTCGCAGGTCAACGAGTCGATGGGAGTGGTGTTCACCGGCACGATCATCGGCATCGCGGCGGGTTCGGCGATCAGCGGCGCGGTGGTGCAGCACTGGGGCGCCCGCGCCGGTTTCGTCGTGCCGGTCGCCTCCGGATTCGGCGCTCTGGTGCTCGCAGCGCTCAGTTTTCAGCTGCTGCGACGCACGACCGGCGACCCGGCGTCCGAGCCCGCTCTCCAGCCCTGAACGCGCAAGGGCTCAGGCTGAAACGCGTCGGTGACGTCCTCTGGTCGCGTCGCTGCGACAGTGAGCGCGCGGGACACCCCCGGCGATGTGAGCACGTCGGTGTTGTCGCTCAGGTGATCGATGGCACCCGTGACCGGCAGGTCGCGCACGGCAGGATCGGCAATCGATGCCATCAGCGCGCCGGTGAAGCGGGCCGCGTCGAGCACCTGGAAGGGTCGGTCGTGGAATGCCCTGGTCGTCGGTTCGAGCACATTCGTCAGACCGAGGTCGTTGTGCAGGCGCGCGGTGGCTCGGTAGGCCCCGGCGAGTGCGTCTTCTCGTACCTGGTGATCGTCGGCCGTGACGGCGCGACGAAGAACATCGGCCAATGGTGCGATCCCCGGTAGACGGCCGAAGGCCGAACCGAGCCACTTGCTGTAGGGCGGATAGCGCCGGTGCATCAGAAGGGTGAGCGTCATGAGGTCGCGCGCCATACGAGCGGCGAGGACGGCGCTACCCAGCTCGTCACCGACCTCAGCTGTCCGACCGACGAACGGCTCCTCCTGCGCCACACGCATCCACTGGCAGGCGAGCACGTAGCGCCATACGTCGTCGGGGTAGAACTCGAATATCGTTCGGAGTCTTGTCAGTTCGCCGATGTCGTCGTGGTGCACAGCACCACCGGTGAATTCCGCCAGACGCTGCGTCGGGATCGACAACCAGTCGGTGGGAGTCGGCGCGTGGTCAGGGCTGAAGCCCAAGTGGTGCGGCAACCAACGCGCCAAAGATGTGACGAGGACGGAGTGCCGAGGGTGGTCCGGCGGGAGCTGACGCGATGAACGTATGACGGCGAGATCAATCGGCCAGCCTTTGATGGTGGGCGGCAGGTCGCTGGCCAACCGCGTGCGGAGTGCCGGACCGTGGCTCGCCAGGTCATCCGGACTGAGGAAGAGTTGCACGCGCGGTCCCCAGTCGTGATCCCTGGAACGCTCGGTGTCGAAACCGAGCACCTCCGAGCCCGCTCCGATGAGTGCTGCTGCGTGCCGCATGCCCGGGAAGTGCTGCTGCACAAGGGGTTCGACCGCATCGGCATACAGCCTTCGGGACAACTGGACTCCGGACACGAACGGGCGCACCGGATCAGCATGCATCCGCAGGTGCCTTCGGCCCAACCGATGTCCACCGGGCGCGGCCTGTGTCGATCAATCGGGCCTCTGCTCCGGCGGGAAGTGCGCGGCGCCTTCCCAGAAGTACCACCGATAGCCCCATGGATCGGTGACATGGCAGGTGCGGGGTCCGTAGTCCTCTTGGCGCACGGCGTCGATCGTCTGGCCCGTTGCCTGCACGCGCGCAAAGACGGCATCGACGTCGTCGACGCTGACGATCAGGGTCGCGCACCGTCCACTCTCGGCATCCGGGGTCCGGCCGGCGCTGATCGACACGACCGCCGACCCGACGTCGACCTCACCCTCCTGCCACCGTCCGTCGGCATCGGCGACCCGTCGCGACGGGCCGAAGCCGAACGTACGCATCAGCCACGCGGCGGCCTCGTCGCCGTCGGGATAGAACAGATATGGCGAGATTGCCGTGAAGTGAGGTGCGTTCGGGTGCTGGGTGGTGTCCATGAGACTGATCTCAGCACTGGCCGACCATTGCTGTCTTGCAGAAAATCGTCAGGCGAAGCGGATGTGCCCCGGAGACAGCGCGCCGGCGAGGTAAGCCGTCGGGGACATGCCGACCAGTTCGGTGAAGTCGTGCGCCAGATGTGTCTGATCGGCGTACCCGTGCGACACCGCAAGCTCAGCCCAAGTCGGGCGTGGCGTGCCCCGCACGTGGGTCATCACCCGATTGAGCCGCGAGATCCGTTGGTACTGCTTGCGTCTGACACCGACAGCAGCGGTGGAGCGTCGGGTGAGAGTCGCATGTGACCAACCGCGGTTGCGGGCAAGCTGATGCACCGCTGTTCCCGCGGCAAGCTGCGCCGCGGCGGCATCGAGGCCTGGGTCGGGCAAGGTCGGTTCCCGCAACACCTCGTGAAGCGTGCCGGCAAGATGGGCGCGATCCGACGGCGCCTTCAATTCCAGCCCTGCGGCACACGGGGAATCGACATACCAGGCGTGCTCCACGTTCCCTCGAAGTCGGGCCGGGATCGGCACCTGCCGCATCGTTCCGTGGACCGCTGCCATCAACCCAGTGTGGCCCGGTCACGTTGTGGACGCGAGATCAAGCACTGAGACAAAGTGGTTAGACTAGCTAACAATGAGTGGCCAACCAGATTTCAACCTTAAGTCCCTGGCCATACCCGCATACGGACCGTCGTTGCTGTTCGGTCTGGCCGAAGGCGCAATGCTGCCGGTGCTGCCCTTGTCGGCTCGCAGTCTCGGTGGCTCGGTCGCCGTCGCGGCCCTGATGATCACGCTGATCAACATCGGCTCGTTGATCTTCAACGTCCCCAGTTCGATGATCACCGACAAGTATGGCGAGCGTCACGCGATCATCGGCGCCTCCATCGTGGGAGTGGTCTCCGCCCTGTGCTGCATGCTCGCGCAGGACCTGCTGGTCTTTGCGCTGGGTGCCTTCTTGCTCGGCGTCAGCGGGTCGGTCTTCATGCTCGCGCGGCAGAGTTATCTCACCGAGGCGGTGCCCGCGCAGTACCGCGCTCGCGCGCTCTCGACTCTCGGCGGGGTCATGCGGGTCGGGGTCTTCATCGGGCCGTTCATCGGCGCCCTGGTGATGCAGCTGTGGCCGTTGCGCGGCGCGTACGCCGTATGTGCCGGTGCCTTGGCGCTGGCCGGCATCCTCGGTGCGACCTTGCAGGACCTGCCCGTACAACCGGAGGTGGCGGCGGCTGCTGCCGAGCATCCGCCATCGGTGCGCAATGTGGTGCGCGACTACCGCCGTGTCTTCCTGACCATCGGCATGGGGGTGCTGCTGGTCTCGGCGATCCGCGCGACCCGTCAGGCGGTCATTCCGCTGTGGGCCGAGCACCTCGGTCTGTCGGCCCAGACCGCGTCGCTGATCTACGGCATCTCCGGTGGCATCGACATGCTGGTCTTCTATCCGGCGGGCAAGGTCATGGACCGTTTCGGCCGACGGTGGATCACGGTGCCCTCGATGCTGGTGATGGCGGTGTCGATGATGGCGATACCGCTGACGCACGGCGCGGTCAGTCTGTGTCTTGTCGCCTGTGTGCTGGGCTTCGGCAACGGAATCGGTGCGGGCATGGTGATGACTTTGGGCGCGGACTTCTCACCGACAGTTGGGCGTGCGCAGTTCCTCGGCATCTGGCGCGAACTGTCGGATGCGGGTTCGACGATCGGGCCGGCGATTCTTTCCGGAGTGACCGCCGTGCTGACCCTGGGTGGTGGAGTCGTCATCTCTGGCGCCACTGGTCTGGCGGCTGCGGCGGTCATGTGGCGTGCCGTGCCGACCAGCAGCGATCACACCTCCACGCCGGAGAAGGTGCGCACCGGCTGAGTTGTACGCCGGCTGCCGCCGGTGTCAGCTGAGCGACGAACAACCGCGGGGCACGCCCCGCGGTTGTTCGTCGCTCACGACTCGAAACTGTTTGCTGCAGAGGGAAATTCGCCGGAAGCGACGTCGGCGGCATACGCAGTTGCGGCTGCGCCCAACTCACCACGCAGGTCGGCGTACTTCTTGACGAATCGCGGCGACTTGCCTCCGCGCAGACCCGCCATGTCCTGCCAGACCAACACCTGGGCATCGCATTCGGGACCGGCGCCGATGCCGATGGTGGGGATGTGCAACTCCTGGGTGACGCGTGCCGCCGCCGGAGTCGGCACCATCTCTATGACGATCGCAAAACATCCCGCGGCCTCCAGTGCGAGTGCGTCCTCAAGCAACTGGTCGGCGGCATCGCCGCGCCCCTGCACCCGGTAGCCGCCCAGCACGTGCTCGCTCTGCGGAGTGAAGCCGATGTGGCCCATGACGGGGATGCCGGCCCGGACGAGCAACTCGACCTCCGGGACCATGGCCTTGCCGCCCTCGAGCTTGACCGCGTGGGCCAGGCCCTCCTTCATGAAGCGGGTGGCCGTCGCGAGCGCCTGCTGCGGGGAGGCCTGGTACGAGCCGAACGGCAGATCGGCCACCACAAGGGCGCGAGAGGTCGCCGTCGCCACCGCACGCACCAGCGGCACGAGGTGGTCCACCGTGACCGGCACAGTGGTCTCGAAGCCGAAGACGTTGTTCCCGGCC is a genomic window containing:
- a CDS encoding GuaB1 family IMP dehydrogenase-related protein, which produces MKFLGDRPAYDLTYNDVFMAPSRSSVSSRLDVDLTTPDGVGTTIPLVVANMTAVAGRRMAETVARRGGIAVLPQDIPDHAVHATIDYVKGRHTVYETPVTVAASAPISDVLALIGKRAHRAAVVIDEHRAPIGIVTEKHCRQVDRFATVGEVMTRDLFTVGDGVDLDATFEELTAHHLDVAPVVRADGALAGVLTRKGILRSAIYQPAVDAQGRLRIAVAIGINGDVAAKAATMLAAGADVLVVDTAHGHQDKMLQALALVREGRDRHEAETGVRVPIAAGNVVTADGAADLADGGADIVKVGVGPGAMCTTRMMTGVGRPQFSAVLECAAAATELGASVWADGGVKYPRDVALALAAGASSVMIGSWFAGTWESPGDLNQDADGRLYKESFGMASARAVRGRTQGRSAFDRARSALFEEGISASKMYLSPARPGVEDLIDSIIAGVRSSFTYAGALDITAFRERARIGVQSASGYDEGRPRETSW
- a CDS encoding MBL fold metallo-hydrolase, which translates into the protein MQITHLGHACLLVDVAGSRLLLDPGAFSTYADLTDLDAVLITHQHPDHVEVDKLSALLERNPAAVVHADPETTKILAEKEIPATATVVDESFHIGDVVIIPAGDKHAVINEYLPRIDNVGLLITAQDEPSLFHPGDALDAHPAGDVDVLAVPINAPWCAAKETVAFVRRIEPRVVVPIHDALLSDIGRTFYITQVGSFGREGGIEVKDLKGAGATNF
- a CDS encoding lipid II:glycine glycyltransferase FemX; translation: MITLDECTDHREWDGLVTAHDGHPLQLWGWGEVKAAHGWRVVRLRAMRDGTAVGGAQMLVRSVPFPLRAIAYLPRGPIGVPAQTGELLEAVAAYARTTFKAVVLTIEPDWEELPTLPARWSRSDNAILMPHTLILDLTRSEDELMSDMSKKTRQYIRKSGREEQLQIRQVTEVAALDGCLDVYRETAHRADFALHGDAYYRDVFTELDDASPVFAAYAGEEPVAFLWLATSAATTFELYGGMNDLGQKLRANYALKWHAITAMKARGVTRYDLNGLVSEGVSTFKQGFAGHENLLVGSYDRPLSPLYPVWARGLPLARKALRKLRR
- the ppgK gene encoding polyphosphate--glucose phosphotransferase; this encodes MSKTHPLGIDVGGTGIKGAPVDLDKGEFAADRMRVATPSESTPDAVAEVIEQIAENFAEQTDGQPIGITLPAVVTHGIVRTAANIDSSWIGTNVEELLSDRLGRAVTVVNDADAAGVGELHYGAARNNDGLVLVSTLGTGIGSALLNDGALVPNSELGHLEIDGHDAESKAAESARERDDLSWDKWAERLQRYFSHIEDLLWPDLIVVGGGVSKKADKFLPQLHLRAPIVAAQLQNAAGIVGAAWLADHAVNSNGHHS
- the map gene encoding type I methionyl aminopeptidase, whose translation is MPVTSAPVLPGRVGSRRSVPPRIARPEYVDRPEPAAWTGSEIRDPELIERIRVSSRIAAQALQVAGAAVRPGVTTDELDRIGHEFMLDHGAYPSTLGYRGFPKSLCTSVNEVVCHGIPDDRPLEDGDIVKIDVTAYKDGAHGDNCATFLVGEVDEESRLLVERTKEAMLRGIRAARPGRAVNVIGRVIEMYAARFGYGVVRDYTGHGVGPVFHSGLIIPHYDSAPAYDDVIEVGMTFTVEPMLNLGTPDWTMWDDDWTVVTADLSRSAQFENTILITESGPEILTVP
- a CDS encoding MFS transporter produces the protein MLTPYRSLLQIPGARTFLAGSFFARLGGAMFGVAVVAMISGRRGSYGLAGAVSAVGLVVLAVTAAPIGRFIDGRGQRRVTLPLIIWSTAWGGAMILVSLLDAPSWLLFVTYAMSAVVAATGSMSRARWSYLLDGQPDRLHTAMSLEQVADELSFVLGPAIAVLLATTVLPEAGLIAAFVLYAAGSWLFVSARSTEPPVHVDASGGTLVLRNPAVVVVAIVMVLTGGIFGSNEVVTLAFSQAHGYKDMSGLILALFAIGSATAAVVFGTRGVPGSLARMLLLGTAAMFVLEAPVLLVDSLPWLAGVLLLAGFATAPTLITSMKLAQRLVPQSQVNESMGVVFTGTIIGIAAGSAISGAVVQHWGARAGFVVPVASGFGALVLAALSFQLLRRTTGDPASEPALQP
- a CDS encoding DUF4037 domain-containing protein yields the protein MHADPVRPFVSGVQLSRRLYADAVEPLVQQHFPGMRHAAALIGAGSEVLGFDTERSRDHDWGPRVQLFLSPDDLASHGPALRTRLASDLPPTIKGWPIDLAVIRSSRQLPPDHPRHSVLVTSLARWLPHHLGFSPDHAPTPTDWLSIPTQRLAEFTGGAVHHDDIGELTRLRTIFEFYPDDVWRYVLACQWMRVAQEEPFVGRTAEVGDELGSAVLAARMARDLMTLTLLMHRRYPPYSKWLGSAFGRLPGIAPLADVLRRAVTADDHQVREDALAGAYRATARLHNDLGLTNVLEPTTRAFHDRPFQVLDAARFTGALMASIADPAVRDLPVTGAIDHLSDNTDVLTSPGVSRALTVAATRPEDVTDAFQPEPLRVQGWRAGSDAGSPVVRRSS
- a CDS encoding VOC family protein encodes the protein MDTTQHPNAPHFTAISPYLFYPDGDEAAAWLMRTFGFGPSRRVADADGRWQEGEVDVGSAVVSISAGRTPDAESGRCATLIVSVDDVDAVFARVQATGQTIDAVRQEDYGPRTCHVTDPWGYRWYFWEGAAHFPPEQRPD
- a CDS encoding helix-turn-helix domain-containing protein codes for the protein MAAVHGTMRQVPIPARLRGNVEHAWYVDSPCAAGLELKAPSDRAHLAGTLHEVLREPTLPDPGLDAAAAQLAAGTAVHQLARNRGWSHATLTRRSTAAVGVRRKQYQRISRLNRVMTHVRGTPRPTWAELAVSHGYADQTHLAHDFTELVGMSPTAYLAGALSPGHIRFA
- a CDS encoding MFS transporter; the encoded protein is MSGQPDFNLKSLAIPAYGPSLLFGLAEGAMLPVLPLSARSLGGSVAVAALMITLINIGSLIFNVPSSMITDKYGERHAIIGASIVGVVSALCCMLAQDLLVFALGAFLLGVSGSVFMLARQSYLTEAVPAQYRARALSTLGGVMRVGVFIGPFIGALVMQLWPLRGAYAVCAGALALAGILGATLQDLPVQPEVAAAAAEHPPSVRNVVRDYRRVFLTIGMGVLLVSAIRATRQAVIPLWAEHLGLSAQTASLIYGISGGIDMLVFYPAGKVMDRFGRRWITVPSMLVMAVSMMAIPLTHGAVSLCLVACVLGFGNGIGAGMVMTLGADFSPTVGRAQFLGIWRELSDAGSTIGPAILSGVTAVLTLGGGVVISGATGLAAAAVMWRAVPTSSDHTSTPEKVRTG
- the panB gene encoding 3-methyl-2-oxobutanoate hydroxymethyltransferase; this encodes MSDRPTEVTAPYGTGAQAAPQRRVRIPHLQARKERGEKWAMLTAYDMYAAEIFDEAGIPVLLVGDSAGNNVFGFETTVPVTVDHLVPLVRAVATATSRALVVADLPFGSYQASPQQALATATRFMKEGLAHAVKLEGGKAMVPEVELLVRAGIPVMGHIGFTPQSEHVLGGYRVQGRGDAADQLLEDALALEAAGCFAIVIEMVPTPAAARVTQELHIPTIGIGAGPECDAQVLVWQDMAGLRGGKSPRFVKKYADLRGELGAAATAYAADVASGEFPSAANSFES